Proteins found in one Verrucomicrobiales bacterium genomic segment:
- a CDS encoding amidohydrolase family protein has protein sequence MKPMIVDAHVHMVGNGSSGSGCRLRLSGAHRFLARFMLQHIGLSQDALAKDLDRIYVERLLGLIKESSIHRIVLLAHDEVYHADGRVMDGVGSLYVPNDHLLELTRQFPEFLPGVSIHPARADALAELERAIEGGAVLMKCLPNCHNIDCNDRRYTPFWERMAEADLPLLAHTGGEHTVPVVRAELADPRVLTLPLECGVKVIAAHCGTRSGLRDPDYFEHFREMTQRYPNLYGDTSAFNLPMRGLHIRKCLQSPLRERLVHGSDFPVPIQGLWAWMRGLLPWKEYRRCQRIPNVIERDVQLKRAMGFDAEHFSRIASLLR, from the coding sequence GCAACGGAAGCTCGGGGAGCGGCTGTCGTTTGCGCCTGAGCGGCGCCCACCGGTTTCTTGCCCGTTTCATGCTGCAGCACATAGGCCTGTCGCAGGATGCGCTGGCCAAGGACCTGGACCGAATCTATGTCGAACGGCTTCTGGGTTTGATCAAGGAGTCGTCCATCCATCGGATCGTTCTTTTGGCGCACGATGAGGTTTATCATGCCGACGGACGGGTGATGGACGGCGTGGGCTCCCTGTATGTTCCGAACGATCATCTTCTGGAGCTGACGCGTCAGTTTCCGGAATTCCTTCCCGGGGTATCGATTCACCCGGCTCGCGCGGATGCCCTGGCCGAGTTGGAGCGGGCGATTGAGGGTGGGGCCGTTTTGATGAAGTGCCTCCCGAACTGTCATAACATTGATTGCAACGATCGGCGTTACACTCCGTTTTGGGAACGCATGGCGGAGGCGGATCTGCCCTTGCTCGCCCATACCGGAGGGGAGCACACCGTGCCGGTCGTGCGTGCCGAGCTGGCCGACCCGCGGGTGTTGACGCTCCCCTTGGAGTGTGGGGTGAAGGTCATTGCGGCGCACTGCGGGACTCGCAGCGGTTTGAGGGATCCGGATTACTTTGAGCACTTCCGGGAGATGACGCAGCGTTATCCGAATCTGTATGGGGACACGAGCGCGTTCAACCTTCCCATGCGTGGGCTGCACATTCGAAAGTGCCTGCAGTCTCCCCTGCGGGAGCGACTGGTGCACGGCAGCGACTTTCCGGTGCCGATTCAGGGTTTGTGGGCATGGATGCGCGGTCTGTTACCCTGGAAGGAGTATCGGAGATGCCAGAGAATACCCAACGTAATCGAGCGCGATGTCCAACTCAAGCGGGCGATGGGGTTTGATGCGGAGCATTTCAGCCGGATCGCGTCGCTGTTGCGGTGA
- a CDS encoding BlaI/MecI/CopY family transcriptional regulator, with translation MKPIPRISETEWEVMKVVWQKSPRSAGEILDELRRDDPSWHPKTAKTLIARLVQKGALGFRKDGRAYFYHPLVDERTCSSVESESFLSRVFGGSLKPLLVHMVEEKKLSASDIKELRKLLDGK, from the coding sequence ATGAAACCGATACCGCGTATTTCCGAGACGGAGTGGGAGGTGATGAAAGTGGTTTGGCAGAAGTCACCCCGGTCGGCGGGGGAGATCCTGGACGAGCTTCGCCGCGACGACCCGAGTTGGCATCCCAAGACGGCGAAGACCTTGATCGCCCGCCTGGTGCAGAAGGGCGCGCTTGGGTTTAGAAAAGACGGCCGAGCGTATTTCTATCATCCGCTGGTGGATGAGCGCACCTGCTCAAGCGTGGAGAGTGAGAGTTTTCTGAGTCGTGTCTTTGGAGGCTCCCTCAAGCCGCTGCTCGTTCACATGGTGGAAGAAAAGAAGCTGTCAGCGTCCGATATCAAGGAGCTCCGAAAACTTCTCGACGGAAAATAA
- a CDS encoding redoxin domain-containing protein, whose translation MNILDSALLALLRSSWQGGVLVLIVLSLQALLGQRLAPRWRHGLWLIVLVRLALPVSFEWQGSMFSLVPSLRVPLFSEKLDRATDLPARQSGFESLPVGPPISKDISSADEPREDLQLAGASVPLPTSDITPFANRESFSPSLPQSPWPWMKWVAFVWALGAVGFGVLIGLPAWHFSRRVARLHPLNDPRVDSILTACRNRMSLKRNLLVFETDAVASPALFGLWRPRLLLPPGLVNRFAVLQLQHIFLHELAHLRRRDLPLNGIMILLVVVHWFNPLVWLAMRRIRVDRELACDALALQYIDPKEARGYGETIISLVEDISQRPMVAGLVGMGEDPGALRARIRMIARFRKPGRWSALALVLLVGLGAVGLTDPNGKDVDPVRAESSSQNPESAGAGLITAAAVALEGANVSNGYKDNDGSSEPVCRIEVLDEKTGQPIEKAVVMVDTLGYIRVQPPQWIVETDARGMASIRHFALIQYKMMSVVVAHRDYAASRVQWHNSPGTLGTGVKGDLQVRLGRGVRLGGRLVDSEQKPIAGARVRLSSFGIPWPVPAGKPGLELPTISQMPGWSFQTVVETDGDGRWTFDRAPSPVVRASLEVLRPTGGRRWFSSAPNSGLSPSHPRVRLESLMSQAAVLEWKTGIDLDVRVSDASGMPVPDASVYLLVRNEDLDYTIRDRSLKDLVPEGKTDRSGSLSLWDQAWSEHTILVKATNYAVQAQVVPLRRGKVPVSIILRKALPLRLHVVDRSGNPISQVHVSFAGSSNLAAPAIPWSGFTDAQGRLEWMDAPREDFDLLFARGSRLVSFRMGGEQRERTIKILGPWENESISLSGQVVDSITGAPIQNYQILGLRREGYPNSGYQLLAKHDSGDFSFQLHRAQEATELDSDSASWNRYRLKVVAAGYEPLVTEEYHFTQGDQRLRFSLKPSSVPRHVRVLQPDGSPAVEAVMYRAQGRQAGFLPEFGSRYPSGSGSGFEERQSGADGRLELPIDVSETPLVVRHITGTKVITLGECHQHSSILLEAWGRIEVQWDLNQLDKTAVACSLESLIYIPGRLNAGGIQATSDKQGKVVFQHVTPGDYIIGRYGSSSSGILQDHHSVHVSAGETVRLNPGREAADVIGRLVPTPARGADAYSEPELVNLLVKKLPRLEWPERRTFASPDRYFKAMVEFLSTEAARDYFRQRRFYLIQCQPDGAFRIRGVEPGEYEIYSGVSRYATSRIFPWILQGLDEPEAIDRVTIPRVTGLRPDLPLDLGLIVSGRSTPVELSGVPLELEGRGQNGAPLSLASLRGKWVLLHFWSSWSDRSLERMAELKEVHAWSRQQPKFTLIGVNLDGEFSQSKETIQRLSLDWAQLHLTSEQRGAIVKQLSLAEIPRSLLLTPEGRPFLLDLPIGRSLEVARKVVEQPIIR comes from the coding sequence ATGAACATTTTAGACTCAGCGTTGTTAGCTCTGCTCCGCTCCTCCTGGCAGGGGGGAGTGCTCGTGCTGATTGTCTTGTCCCTTCAAGCTCTCCTCGGTCAACGGCTTGCCCCGCGTTGGCGGCACGGCCTTTGGTTGATCGTCTTGGTGCGCCTGGCGCTTCCTGTTTCATTCGAATGGCAGGGGAGTATGTTCAGCTTGGTGCCTTCGTTGCGGGTGCCGCTTTTTTCCGAAAAGCTGGATCGAGCGACCGACTTGCCTGCGAGGCAGTCCGGGTTCGAGTCCTTGCCCGTCGGACCGCCGATCTCGAAGGATATCTCCTCTGCCGATGAGCCGCGTGAGGACCTGCAGCTTGCAGGGGCTTCTGTTCCTCTTCCTACCAGTGACATCACCCCATTCGCGAATCGGGAGAGCTTCTCTCCATCGCTCCCGCAGAGCCCGTGGCCCTGGATGAAGTGGGTCGCATTCGTTTGGGCACTGGGAGCGGTGGGTTTTGGGGTTTTGATTGGGTTGCCGGCCTGGCATTTCAGTCGACGCGTTGCGCGGCTCCATCCCCTGAACGATCCGAGAGTTGATTCGATTCTGACGGCCTGCCGGAACCGAATGAGCCTCAAGCGAAATCTACTAGTTTTTGAGACAGACGCTGTCGCGAGTCCGGCGCTCTTCGGATTGTGGCGGCCTCGGCTCCTGCTGCCTCCTGGTCTGGTCAATCGCTTCGCGGTCTTGCAACTCCAGCACATCTTCCTGCATGAGTTGGCGCATCTTCGGCGTAGAGACCTACCACTGAATGGGATCATGATCTTGCTGGTGGTTGTTCACTGGTTCAATCCCCTGGTCTGGCTCGCGATGAGACGCATTCGGGTGGACCGTGAGTTGGCCTGTGATGCGTTGGCCCTGCAATATATCGACCCCAAGGAGGCCAGGGGTTATGGAGAAACGATCATCAGCCTTGTCGAGGATATCTCGCAGCGGCCGATGGTCGCCGGGTTGGTGGGCATGGGTGAGGATCCTGGGGCGTTGCGTGCACGCATTCGGATGATCGCCCGTTTTCGAAAACCGGGACGATGGTCTGCTCTGGCGCTGGTATTGCTTGTGGGGCTCGGGGCGGTTGGACTCACGGACCCTAACGGTAAAGATGTCGATCCGGTCCGGGCGGAGTCTTCCTCGCAAAACCCCGAATCGGCTGGCGCAGGCCTCATTACCGCTGCCGCAGTCGCTTTGGAGGGGGCGAATGTCTCCAATGGATACAAAGATAATGACGGGTCTTCCGAACCTGTCTGCCGCATCGAGGTGCTGGATGAGAAAACGGGACAACCGATCGAGAAGGCGGTGGTGATGGTGGATACCCTGGGCTATATTAGGGTACAGCCTCCGCAGTGGATCGTGGAGACGGATGCGCGCGGCATGGCCTCGATACGTCACTTCGCTCTCATACAGTACAAGATGATGAGCGTCGTGGTCGCTCACCGTGACTATGCTGCCAGCCGCGTCCAGTGGCATAATTCTCCAGGAACCCTCGGGACCGGTGTGAAGGGGGACCTGCAGGTGCGTCTGGGTCGTGGCGTGCGTTTGGGGGGAAGACTCGTCGACTCGGAGCAAAAGCCAATCGCTGGGGCGCGCGTCCGTCTCTCCAGTTTTGGCATCCCCTGGCCCGTGCCTGCCGGAAAGCCTGGCTTGGAGCTTCCGACTATCTCCCAAATGCCAGGATGGAGCTTTCAGACGGTGGTGGAGACGGACGGTGATGGTCGGTGGACTTTCGACCGAGCGCCTTCGCCCGTGGTGAGGGCTAGCCTGGAGGTCCTTCGACCGACCGGTGGGCGCCGCTGGTTTAGTTCGGCACCCAATTCCGGGCTCTCTCCGAGTCATCCTCGTGTGCGGTTGGAATCACTCATGAGCCAAGCGGCGGTCCTGGAATGGAAGACTGGGATAGATCTGGATGTCCGGGTCTCGGATGCGTCTGGAATGCCGGTGCCGGACGCGAGCGTGTACTTGTTGGTTCGCAACGAGGATCTTGATTACACAATTCGCGATCGATCTTTGAAGGATCTGGTACCGGAGGGGAAGACGGATCGGTCCGGGTCACTGAGTTTATGGGATCAGGCCTGGAGTGAGCATACCATCCTGGTGAAAGCTACGAACTACGCCGTTCAGGCTCAAGTTGTGCCTTTACGAAGGGGTAAAGTTCCGGTCTCGATCATTCTGCGGAAAGCTCTCCCTTTGCGGCTTCATGTTGTGGATCGATCTGGTAATCCAATCTCTCAGGTTCACGTGTCTTTCGCTGGTTCTTCGAACCTTGCCGCCCCGGCTATCCCCTGGTCTGGTTTTACCGATGCCCAAGGACGGTTGGAATGGATGGATGCACCGAGGGAGGATTTTGATCTGCTCTTCGCTCGCGGTTCCCGGCTCGTTTCCTTTCGGATGGGGGGGGAGCAGCGCGAGCGTACAATCAAGATCCTGGGTCCGTGGGAAAACGAGTCGATTTCACTCTCAGGACAGGTAGTTGACTCGATTACAGGTGCCCCAATTCAGAACTACCAGATTCTGGGATTACGGAGGGAGGGATATCCCAATTCTGGCTATCAACTGCTGGCAAAACATGACAGCGGTGATTTTAGCTTTCAGCTGCATCGTGCGCAGGAGGCTACTGAACTGGATTCAGATTCTGCCTCCTGGAATCGCTATCGGTTAAAGGTGGTGGCAGCGGGTTATGAACCTTTGGTGACCGAGGAGTACCACTTCACCCAAGGGGATCAACGACTCCGGTTTTCACTCAAGCCTAGCTCGGTTCCTCGCCACGTCAGGGTGCTTCAACCAGACGGTTCGCCAGCTGTGGAAGCGGTTATGTATCGCGCTCAGGGTCGTCAGGCGGGCTTCTTGCCAGAATTCGGTAGCCGCTATCCGTCAGGATCGGGCTCTGGTTTCGAGGAACGGCAGAGCGGCGCCGATGGTCGACTTGAACTCCCGATAGATGTGTCTGAAACTCCCTTGGTTGTCAGGCATATCACGGGAACAAAGGTAATCACTTTGGGTGAGTGTCACCAGCATTCCAGCATCCTTTTGGAAGCCTGGGGACGTATCGAAGTGCAGTGGGACCTGAACCAGCTGGATAAGACAGCGGTGGCATGTTCGCTAGAGAGTCTGATCTACATTCCAGGGCGCTTGAATGCAGGCGGTATCCAAGCCACCTCCGACAAGCAGGGAAAAGTTGTCTTCCAACATGTGACGCCGGGCGATTATATCATCGGACGATACGGTTCTAGTTCCTCGGGTATTCTGCAGGATCATCACAGTGTGCATGTCAGTGCAGGGGAAACGGTCCGTCTGAATCCGGGGAGAGAAGCAGCGGATGTGATTGGGCGTCTGGTGCCTACCCCCGCGCGGGGTGCCGATGCCTACTCCGAGCCAGAGTTGGTCAATCTCTTGGTGAAGAAACTACCTCGGTTGGAGTGGCCAGAACGACGCACGTTCGCTTCTCCGGATCGGTACTTCAAGGCGATGGTTGAGTTTCTTTCGACGGAGGCTGCCCGTGACTACTTTCGGCAGAGGCGTTTTTATCTCATCCAGTGCCAGCCCGATGGAGCCTTTAGGATCCGCGGAGTGGAGCCGGGGGAGTATGAGATCTATTCTGGAGTGAGTCGGTATGCGACGTCACGCATCTTCCCTTGGATTCTCCAAGGACTGGATGAACCGGAGGCAATTGACCGCGTCACCATTCCCCGCGTGACCGGGCTGCGACCGGATCTTCCTTTGGATCTGGGGCTCATTGTATCGGGACGCTCGACGCCTGTGGAACTGTCGGGTGTTCCTCTGGAACTTGAAGGTCGTGGGCAGAACGGGGCACCGTTGTCGCTCGCTTCCCTGCGTGGAAAGTGGGTGCTCTTGCATTTCTGGTCGAGTTGGTCGGACCGTTCGCTCGAACGGATGGCAGAGCTGAAGGAGGTTCATGCTTGGAGCCGCCAGCAACCCAAGTTCACTCTCATCGGGGTCAATTTGGATGGGGAGTTTTCCCAGTCGAAAGAGACTATCCAACGCCTTTCTCTAGATTGGGCACAACTTCATCTTACCAGCGAGCAGCGCGGTGCCATCGTTAAGCAGCTCAGCCTCGCTGAAATTCCGCGCTCGCTATTGCTCACCCCCGAAGGTCGGCCATTCTTGCTCGATCTGCCCATCGGCAGGTCTTTGGAGGTGGCTCGGAAAGTAGTGGAGCAACCGATAATTCGCTGA
- a CDS encoding carboxypeptidase regulatory-like domain-containing protein, whose translation MKICLLLLMVVLVSPLVEAGVSVSGLILDRAGRPVSGARVIVRGRAAEFKTEWLPSSEAALTVVSDSQGRFRLPTETGWTAYHVTVQATDFAPLWSALNLGRDPILVLPKGAAVSGKVVSQGKGVRDVVVVAETEARGPGLFLNGFLARTGGDGEFVMSHLPANTRFVLSTSLRGRDDGSMVPARVIRTLDDGLSVGVGDLALVKVTPMRGRVELKDEVSLALSAKAQVILIRDRFQDQMETSLNLDGSFEFPAVPIEVVALRVDLPNYRVSGRNRSLDSADPRQLLGFWSGDVYPLRILVEPGDPLKPMDVLGRPVSNSPEDPLKGVD comes from the coding sequence ATGAAAATCTGCCTCCTGCTCCTCATGGTGGTTCTGGTGAGCCCGTTGGTCGAAGCTGGGGTGTCGGTGTCGGGCCTCATCCTGGACAGAGCAGGGCGGCCGGTGTCTGGCGCTCGCGTGATCGTTCGGGGGCGGGCGGCCGAGTTCAAAACAGAGTGGTTGCCGAGTAGCGAAGCTGCCTTAACCGTCGTCTCGGATTCACAGGGGCGATTCCGCCTGCCGACAGAGACCGGATGGACCGCTTATCATGTTACCGTGCAAGCTACGGACTTCGCTCCCCTCTGGTCTGCGCTGAATCTGGGTCGAGATCCGATCCTCGTTCTGCCTAAGGGAGCCGCCGTTTCCGGAAAGGTGGTCTCGCAGGGCAAAGGGGTGAGGGATGTTGTGGTGGTTGCCGAAACCGAGGCTCGTGGCCCCGGACTTTTCTTAAATGGCTTCCTGGCCCGCACCGGGGGGGACGGAGAGTTTGTCATGTCACACCTACCAGCGAACACACGCTTCGTGCTCTCCACTTCTCTGCGTGGGAGGGACGATGGCTCCATGGTGCCCGCCCGTGTTATTCGGACCTTGGACGATGGCCTTTCAGTGGGGGTCGGCGACCTGGCACTCGTCAAGGTAACTCCAATGAGGGGGCGAGTTGAACTGAAGGACGAAGTTTCTCTCGCCCTATCGGCCAAGGCGCAGGTAATCCTCATTCGTGATCGATTCCAGGATCAGATGGAGACGTCCTTGAATCTGGATGGGTCATTTGAGTTTCCGGCCGTTCCAATAGAGGTGGTTGCCCTGCGCGTGGATCTTCCAAACTATCGGGTGTCCGGTCGGAACCGAAGTCTTGATTCGGCCGATCCTAGGCAGCTCTTGGGATTTTGGAGTGGCGACGTTTACCCCCTGCGAATTCTGGTGGAGCCGGGAGACCCGTTAAAGCCGATGGATGTGCTTGGACGGCCGGTTTCTAACTCTCCCGAGGATCCTCTCAAGGGCGTGGACTAG